In Ruminococcaceae bacterium BL-4, one DNA window encodes the following:
- a CDS encoding conserved protein of unknown function (Evidence 4 : Unknown function but conserved in other organisms) yields MEQSVYNPQNVFEQVNSRVGEVLNKNHFERQGEITTEDDGYSTVYIKDDLAYQIYMNNEKHQFLLRYCGVENDEVDGKWRTRSLLLFEPEDESQIKREVESVVNDFTEEIAGPSKAAIVLNQVQKRHRGTEENTTDPIFFFNRLVPLCKDLRDDLLKERVTYGEVRGATFAKEKVLPKVQLLLESGSQSSIERLANIFSDLYEVGDLDVRSIITLVLINGLTEQEYQKLEPLFSDNLKKGAKAGLRMKGKTVKPEKKKKATRYVADNLSETR; encoded by the coding sequence TTGGAGCAGAGCGTTTATAATCCGCAGAACGTGTTTGAGCAAGTGAATTCCCGCGTAGGAGAAGTTCTTAACAAGAATCATTTTGAACGCCAAGGCGAAATTACTACGGAAGATGACGGCTATAGCACTGTTTATATCAAAGATGATTTGGCTTATCAGATTTATATGAATAATGAAAAGCATCAGTTTCTGCTGCGTTACTGCGGGGTAGAAAATGATGAGGTCGATGGAAAATGGCGGACACGTTCTCTTCTTTTGTTTGAACCCGAAGATGAGTCACAGATTAAAAGGGAAGTCGAAAGTGTTGTCAATGATTTTACGGAAGAGATTGCCGGCCCTTCAAAAGCTGCAATTGTTCTGAATCAGGTTCAGAAGCGCCACCGTGGCACGGAAGAAAATACGACCGATCCGATTTTCTTTTTTAACCGTCTTGTTCCGCTCTGCAAAGATCTGCGCGATGATCTTCTGAAGGAGCGCGTTACTTACGGAGAAGTGCGTGGTGCAACATTTGCAAAAGAAAAGGTCCTGCCAAAAGTTCAGTTGCTTCTAGAGAGCGGCAGCCAGTCTTCTATTGAGAGACTTGCCAATATCTTTAGCGATTTGTATGAGGTGGGCGATCTGGATGTACGCTCCATTATTACGCTGGTTCTGATTAACGGCCTTACTGAACAGGAATATCAAAAGTTGGAGCCGCTTTTCAGTGATAACCTGAAAAAAGGCGCAAAAGCAGGACTTCGTATGAAGGGCAAAACGGTAAAACCAGAAAAGAAAAAGAAAGCAACCCGTTATGTAGCGGACAACCTTAGTGAGACTCGCTGA